A single Pan troglodytes isolate AG18354 chromosome X, NHGRI_mPanTro3-v2.0_pri, whole genome shotgun sequence DNA region contains:
- the LOC107971179 gene encoding diphosphoinositol polyphosphate phosphohydrolase 3-beta isoform X1: MKCKPNQTRTYDPEGFKKRAACLCFRSEREDEVLLVSSSRYPDRWIVPGGGMEPEEEPGGAAVREVYEEAGVKGKLGRLLGVFEQNQDRKHRTYVYVLTVTELLEDWEDSLSIGRKREWFKVEDAIKVLQCHKPVHAEYLEKLKLGGSPTNGNSMAPSLPDSDP; this comes from the exons ATGAAGTGCAAACCCAACCAGACGCGGACCTACGACCCCGAGGGGTTCAAGAAGCGGGCGGCGTGCCTGTGCTTCCGGAGCGAACGCGAGGACGAGGTCCTGTTAGTGAGTAGCAGCCGGTACCCGGACCGCTGGATCGTGCCGGGCGGGGGCATGGAGCCCGAGGAGGAGCCGGGCGGTGCGGCGGTCCGAGAGGTGTACGAAGAAGCGGGAGTCAAGGGGAAGTTAGGCCGGCTCCTGGGCGTCTTCGAACAGAACCAGGATCGCAAGCACAGAACGTACGTGTATGTACTGACTGTCACGGAGCTGCTGGAGGATTGGGAAGATTCGCTTAGCATTGGGAGGAAGCGAGAGTGGTTCAAAGTCGAAGATGCCATCAAGGTTCTCCAGTGCCACAAGCCCGTGCACGCCGAATATCTGGAGAAACTAAAGCTGGGCGGTTCCCCAACCAATGGAAACTCCATGGCCCCATCCTTGCCAGATAGCGATCCCTA A
- the LOC107971179 gene encoding diphosphoinositol polyphosphate phosphohydrolase 3-beta isoform X2, with protein MKCKPNQTRTYDPEGFKKRAACLCFRSEREDEVLLVSSSRYPDRWIVPGGGMEPEEEPGGAAVREVYEEAGVKGKLGRLLGVFEQNQDRKHRTYVYVLTVTELLEDWEDSLSIGRKREWFKVEDAIKVLQCHKPVHAEYLEKLKLGGSPTNGNSMAPSLPDSDP; from the coding sequence ATGAAGTGCAAACCCAACCAGACGCGGACCTACGACCCCGAGGGGTTCAAGAAGCGGGCGGCGTGCCTGTGCTTCCGGAGCGAACGCGAGGACGAGGTCCTGTTAGTGAGTAGCAGCCGGTACCCGGACCGCTGGATCGTGCCGGGCGGGGGCATGGAGCCCGAGGAGGAGCCGGGCGGTGCGGCGGTCCGAGAGGTGTACGAAGAAGCGGGAGTCAAGGGGAAGTTAGGCCGGCTCCTGGGCGTCTTCGAACAGAACCAGGATCGCAAGCACAGAACGTACGTGTATGTACTGACTGTCACGGAGCTGCTGGAGGATTGGGAAGATTCGCTTAGCATTGGGAGGAAGCGAGAGTGGTTCAAAGTCGAAGATGCCATCAAGGTTCTCCAGTGCCACAAGCCCGTGCACGCCGAATATCTGGAGAAACTAAAGCTGGGCGGTTCCCCAACCAATGGAAACTCCATGGCCCCATCCTTGCCAGATAGCGATCCCTAG